In Gallaecimonas pentaromativorans, a single window of DNA contains:
- a CDS encoding DUF6438 domain-containing protein — protein MKNVFLALAALSLGACASSPAKFEHIELARTACYGFCPVYQLNVEGDGTVTFKGERFVGSTDGNAKLDKKALGELQKAFDKADFLTLNNQYRSQKDGCTAVRTDAPSIIIRYRTAEKDKTVRYYTGCQFDGQQRLQDLATAIDTLTQSSQWVKDPKR, from the coding sequence ATGAAAAACGTGTTTTTGGCCCTGGCGGCTTTGTCGCTGGGCGCCTGTGCCAGTAGCCCTGCCAAGTTTGAACATATCGAGCTGGCCCGCACCGCCTGCTACGGTTTTTGCCCGGTCTATCAGCTCAACGTGGAAGGCGACGGCACCGTCACCTTCAAAGGCGAGCGTTTTGTCGGCAGCACCGACGGCAACGCCAAGCTGGATAAAAAAGCCCTGGGCGAGCTACAAAAGGCCTTTGATAAGGCAGATTTTTTGACTCTGAATAACCAATATCGCAGCCAGAAGGACGGCTGCACGGCGGTGCGCACCGACGCCCCTAGCATCATCATCCGCTACCGCACGGCAGAAAAGGACAAAACGGTGCGCTACTACACCGGCTGCCAGTTCGATGGCCAGCAGCGTCTACAAGACCTGGCCACCGCCATCGATACCCTGACCCAAAGCAGCCAATGGGTGAAAGATCCCAAACGCTGA
- a CDS encoding NupC/NupG family nucleoside CNT transporter yields the protein MQILMGLVGIIFLLAVAVLFSENRKAIRLRTVAGALAIQAAFAALVLYVPFGQRLLQGITGGVQQVINASHEGINFLFGGLVSPKMYALFGGDGFVVALQVLPIIVFFSSLIAVLYYLGIMRWVINIIGGALQKALGTSRPESLSATANIFVGLTEAPLVIRPFVARMTQSELFAIMVGGTASVAGSVLAGYAGLGIDLKYLIAASFMAAPGGLLMAKIIVPETETPNQRLEDVADGIDDAPANVIDAAASGAATGLQLALNVGAMLLAFIGLIALVNIVLGGIGGWFGMPELSLQMILGWAFSPLAFLLGVPWHEAKVAGAFIGEKLILNEFVAYADFAKVASTLSAHTQAIITFALCGFANLASIAILLGGLGGLAPGRRHDIARLGVKAVLAGSLSNLMSATLAGLFLALAG from the coding sequence ATGCAGATCCTAATGGGGCTGGTGGGGATTATTTTCCTGCTGGCTGTCGCTGTTTTATTTTCCGAAAACCGTAAGGCCATCCGGCTGCGCACCGTCGCCGGCGCTTTGGCCATCCAAGCCGCCTTTGCCGCCCTGGTGCTTTACGTGCCCTTTGGCCAGCGTTTGCTGCAAGGCATCACCGGGGGTGTCCAGCAGGTGATCAACGCCTCCCACGAGGGTATCAACTTCCTCTTTGGCGGCCTGGTTTCGCCCAAGATGTATGCGCTCTTTGGCGGCGATGGCTTTGTGGTGGCGCTGCAGGTGCTGCCTATTATCGTGTTCTTCTCGTCGCTTATTGCCGTGCTCTATTACCTTGGCATCATGCGCTGGGTAATTAACATCATCGGCGGCGCCCTGCAAAAGGCCCTTGGCACCTCGCGGCCCGAGTCGCTGTCGGCCACTGCCAACATCTTTGTGGGGCTGACCGAAGCGCCGCTGGTCATTCGCCCCTTCGTGGCCCGCATGACCCAATCGGAGCTCTTTGCGATCATGGTGGGCGGCACCGCCTCGGTGGCAGGCTCGGTACTGGCAGGCTACGCAGGCCTTGGCATCGACCTTAAATACCTGATTGCCGCCTCCTTTATGGCGGCTCCCGGCGGCCTTTTGATGGCCAAGATCATCGTGCCCGAGACCGAGACCCCCAATCAGCGCCTGGAAGACGTGGCCGACGGCATCGACGATGCCCCCGCCAACGTCATTGACGCAGCCGCCTCTGGCGCCGCCACCGGTCTGCAACTGGCTTTGAACGTAGGCGCCATGCTGCTGGCTTTTATCGGTTTGATTGCGCTGGTGAATATCGTGCTGGGCGGCATTGGCGGCTGGTTTGGCATGCCGGAACTGTCGCTGCAGATGATCCTCGGCTGGGCCTTCTCGCCCCTGGCCTTCCTGCTCGGCGTGCCCTGGCACGAAGCCAAGGTAGCTGGCGCCTTTATCGGCGAGAAGCTCATCCTTAACGAGTTTGTGGCCTATGCCGACTTTGCCAAGGTGGCCAGCACCCTTAGCGCCCACACCCAGGCCATTATCACCTTTGCCCTGTGCGGCTTTGCCAACCTCGCCTCCATCGCCATTTTGCTGGGCGGTTTGGGGGGGCTGGCTCCCGGCAGGCGCCACGACATCGCCCGTTTGGGGGTAAAAGCGGTGCTCGCAGGTTCCCTGTCCAACTTGATGAGTGCCACCCTGGCCGGGTTATTCCTGGCCCTGGCCGGTTAA
- a CDS encoding IclR family transcriptional regulator, producing the protein MTKVVDMADAQPKRLVPAIDRAVMVLDLIAAEPGVAGVSELARRLGLAKSSVHGICDTLCALGLLRVAGSGFEMGPRSLHWSASFLDRSDLVSEFERILSEDRRLDDYTVTLSTLSGAEVMYLACRNAAKPLGFTFQLGMRLPAIYTATGKAMLSQMESEQRQALLAGPWPAAFTANSVASLEALEGQFSEWRQLGYALDRGEIRDGMVCLGAAVKDRSGKPVAGIAISMTSAEASAAALKDCGVIVGELAAKLMVR; encoded by the coding sequence ATGACCAAAGTCGTAGACATGGCTGACGCCCAGCCAAAACGGCTGGTGCCGGCCATCGACAGGGCGGTAATGGTGCTCGACCTTATCGCTGCCGAGCCGGGCGTAGCCGGGGTGTCGGAGCTGGCCCGCCGCTTGGGCCTTGCCAAAAGTTCGGTGCACGGCATTTGCGACACCCTTTGCGCCCTGGGCTTGCTGCGAGTTGCCGGTAGCGGCTTTGAGATGGGGCCAAGGTCGCTGCATTGGAGCGCGTCTTTTCTGGACCGCTCCGACTTGGTCAGCGAATTTGAGCGCATTCTGTCAGAAGATAGGCGCCTGGATGATTACACCGTCACCCTCTCTACCTTGTCTGGCGCCGAGGTGATGTACCTTGCCTGCCGCAACGCCGCCAAACCCCTGGGCTTTACCTTTCAGTTAGGGATGCGCCTGCCGGCCATTTACACCGCCACCGGCAAGGCGATGTTGTCGCAGATGGAGAGCGAGCAGCGCCAGGCTCTCCTTGCCGGCCCCTGGCCGGCGGCCTTTACCGCCAACAGCGTGGCAAGCCTTGAGGCCTTGGAGGGCCAGTTTAGCGAATGGCGTCAGTTGGGTTACGCCCTTGACCGCGGCGAAATCCGTGACGGCATGGTTTGCCTGGGGGCCGCGGTTAAAGACCGCAGCGGCAAACCGGTAGCCGGTATCGCCATCTCCATGACCAGCGCCGAGGCCAGCGCGGCGGCGCTCAAGGACTGTGGCGTCATTGTGGGCGAGCTGGCGGCAAAGTTGATGGTTCGCTAA
- a CDS encoding NAD-dependent succinate-semialdehyde dehydrogenase translates to MYSLKDPTLLKSLCLINGQWVAAADGQTLSVINPADGSEVAKVPNLAPSAIPAVIDAAAKAQKAWAAQSAKSRSAILRRWFELMLEHQDDLALIMTLEQGKPLAEAKGEIGYAASFIEWFAEEAKRIYGETIPAPRTDQRLTVLRQPIGVTAAITPWNFPAAMITRKAAPALAAGCAMIVRPADLTPLSALALGELAQRAGLPAGVLQIVTGPAKEIGQVLTDSETVRKLSFTGSTQVGRLLMAQSAPTIKKLSLELGGNAPFIVFDDADLDKAVEGAMQSKFRNAGQTCVCANRILVQRSVYDAFAAKLAEKVKALKVGSGLEAGTDIGPMIEAKALDKIEEHIRDALAKGATLVQGGKRLGGLYFEPAVLTGVTAQMKVAKEETFGPLAPLFVFDTEQEAVAMANDTIFGLAAYFYTRDFGRSVRVAEQLEYGMVGHNTGLISNEVAPFGGVKQSGLGREGSRHGIDEYLELKYICSAL, encoded by the coding sequence TTGTATTCATTAAAGGACCCGACTCTGCTCAAGAGTTTATGCCTTATCAATGGCCAATGGGTGGCGGCGGCCGATGGCCAAACCCTCTCTGTTATCAACCCTGCCGACGGCAGCGAAGTGGCCAAGGTGCCAAACCTGGCGCCAAGCGCCATACCGGCCGTTATCGACGCTGCCGCCAAGGCCCAAAAAGCCTGGGCGGCCCAAAGCGCCAAGTCGCGCAGCGCCATTTTGCGCCGCTGGTTCGAGCTGATGCTCGAGCACCAGGACGACCTGGCCCTGATCATGACCCTCGAGCAAGGCAAGCCGCTGGCCGAGGCCAAGGGCGAGATTGGCTACGCTGCGTCTTTTATCGAGTGGTTTGCCGAAGAGGCCAAGCGCATCTACGGCGAGACCATTCCGGCGCCTCGCACCGATCAGCGCCTGACGGTGCTGCGCCAGCCCATTGGGGTTACCGCGGCCATTACTCCCTGGAATTTCCCGGCCGCGATGATCACCCGCAAGGCCGCCCCCGCCCTGGCCGCCGGCTGCGCCATGATAGTGCGCCCGGCCGACCTCACGCCGCTCTCAGCGCTGGCCCTAGGTGAGCTGGCCCAGCGCGCCGGGCTGCCGGCCGGGGTGCTGCAAATCGTCACCGGCCCGGCCAAGGAAATTGGCCAGGTGCTCACCGACTCAGAAACGGTGCGAAAGCTCTCTTTTACCGGTTCAACCCAAGTGGGCCGGCTGCTGATGGCCCAAAGCGCCCCCACCATCAAGAAGCTGTCGCTGGAACTGGGCGGCAACGCGCCTTTTATCGTTTTTGACGATGCAGATCTCGATAAGGCCGTTGAAGGGGCCATGCAGTCCAAATTCCGTAACGCCGGGCAAACTTGCGTCTGCGCCAACCGCATCCTGGTGCAGCGCAGCGTGTACGACGCCTTTGCCGCCAAGCTGGCCGAGAAGGTCAAAGCCCTTAAGGTGGGTAGCGGCCTGGAGGCGGGCACCGACATCGGCCCGATGATAGAAGCCAAGGCGCTGGACAAAATCGAAGAGCATATTCGCGACGCCCTGGCCAAAGGCGCCACCCTGGTTCAAGGCGGCAAGCGCCTGGGCGGGCTGTACTTTGAGCCCGCGGTACTGACCGGGGTAACCGCCCAGATGAAGGTTGCCAAAGAAGAAACCTTCGGCCCCCTGGCGCCGCTTTTTGTGTTCGACACCGAACAAGAAGCCGTTGCCATGGCCAACGACACCATCTTTGGCCTCGCCGCTTACTTTTACACCCGCGACTTTGGCCGCTCGGTGCGGGTGGCCGAGCAGCTCGAATACGGCATGGTGGGCCACAACACCGGCCTCATCTCCAACGAGGTGGCGCCCTTTGGCGGCGTCAAACAATCGGGCCTCGGCCGCGAAGGCTCGCGCCACGGCATCGATGAATATCTGGAACTCAAATATATCTGTAGCGCCCTGTAA
- a CDS encoding iron-containing alcohol dehydrogenase: MTQGIRPFSFTSPGALHLEWGSARRLGELMAGWFSQRRVLIVTDKFLHQAGLLDPAKASLAAHGFEVTVFDDVVADPPEALVQSATATGHNARCDLVIGLGGGSSMDIAKLVAVMLVAEQPLAAMYGIGKVQGQRVPLLQVPTTAGTGSEVTNITILTTGETTKMGVVADQLYADRVLLDAELTTGLPAMATAATGIDAMVHAIEAYTSAHKKNPLSDAFAREALKLLTQNLVTACTDGGNRQAREAMLLGATLAGQAFANSPVAAVHALAYPLGGHYHLSHGLTNALMLGPVLRFNLPKAAPLYAELAEVVMGQQQGDTAARAQAFVAYMEALMDASGAPRRLRDVKVSQESLPMLAKDAMAQSRLLINNPVEVTEADALALYQQAF, encoded by the coding sequence ATGACTCAAGGTATCCGCCCTTTTAGCTTCACCAGCCCCGGCGCCCTGCACCTCGAATGGGGCAGCGCCCGGCGCCTTGGCGAGCTGATGGCCGGCTGGTTCAGCCAGCGCCGCGTACTGATTGTCACCGACAAATTCCTGCACCAAGCAGGGCTTTTAGACCCGGCCAAGGCCTCCCTTGCCGCCCACGGCTTTGAGGTCACGGTGTTTGACGACGTGGTGGCCGACCCGCCCGAGGCCCTGGTGCAAAGCGCCACCGCCACCGGCCACAATGCCCGGTGCGATCTGGTAATAGGCCTTGGCGGCGGTTCATCTATGGACATCGCCAAGCTGGTGGCGGTGATGCTGGTGGCCGAGCAGCCGCTGGCGGCGATGTACGGCATCGGCAAGGTGCAGGGCCAGCGGGTGCCCCTGCTGCAAGTGCCCACCACCGCCGGCACCGGCTCGGAAGTCACCAACATCACCATCCTCACCACCGGCGAGACCACCAAAATGGGGGTGGTGGCAGACCAGCTCTATGCCGACCGGGTATTGCTGGACGCCGAGCTCACCACCGGTCTGCCAGCCATGGCCACCGCCGCCACCGGCATTGACGCCATGGTGCACGCCATCGAGGCCTACACCTCGGCCCACAAGAAAAACCCGCTGTCAGACGCCTTTGCCCGCGAGGCCTTAAAGCTCCTCACCCAAAACCTGGTAACCGCCTGCACCGACGGTGGCAACCGCCAAGCCCGCGAGGCCATGCTGCTGGGGGCAACCCTTGCCGGCCAGGCCTTTGCCAACAGCCCGGTAGCGGCGGTACACGCCCTCGCCTACCCGCTGGGCGGCCACTATCACCTCTCCCATGGCCTCACCAACGCCCTGATGCTGGGGCCGGTGCTGCGCTTTAACCTGCCCAAGGCAGCGCCCCTTTATGCCGAACTGGCCGAGGTGGTGATGGGCCAGCAACAAGGAGATACAGCGGCGCGCGCCCAAGCCTTTGTGGCCTACATGGAAGCGCTGATGGACGCCTCCGGCGCGCCCCGGCGCCTTCGCGACGTCAAGGTCAGCCAAGAGAGCCTGCCGATGCTCGCCAAAGACGCCATGGCCCAGAGCAGGCTGCTGATCAACAACCCGGTTGAGGTGACCGAGGCCGACGCCCTGGCCCTTTACCAACAAGCCTTTTAA
- a CDS encoding threonine aldolase family protein: MADALVAFREALGRCSFALARNQKVSLKNTLQRLADAVLPDEQADVYGAGPLINDFEQQLAQMLGKEAALFLPSGTMAQCLAMKIYCQDALNHRIGLHPTSHLLLHEQQAYQALYGLEAAPIGPRDAVPSLGDMQAAHQASPLAALLLELPMREIGGQLPPWDALVAQCQWATEQGIRLHLDGARLWQCPAAYGRSLSEIAGLFDSVYVSFYKDLGGIAGAVLAGDRRFINEARIWLRRAGGNLYSLAPYVVAAREGLGEHLGQMPKRLAHARWLAEQFNALEGFSTWPLVPHTNMFRMRIDCEPHLFMEKACHWMAEHDMALVTAPYRVDEHALWCEITLGSAFEALPQARWQEALEDFHRQVME, from the coding sequence ATGGCCGACGCCCTTGTTGCCTTTCGCGAAGCCCTGGGCCGGTGCAGCTTTGCACTGGCCCGCAACCAAAAAGTCTCTCTCAAAAACACCTTGCAGCGGCTGGCAGACGCCGTCTTGCCAGACGAGCAAGCCGATGTGTACGGCGCCGGCCCCCTCATCAACGACTTCGAGCAGCAGCTGGCCCAGATGCTGGGTAAAGAAGCGGCGCTCTTTTTGCCAAGCGGCACCATGGCCCAGTGCCTGGCCATGAAGATTTATTGCCAGGATGCGCTCAACCATCGCATCGGCCTGCACCCAACCAGCCACCTTTTGCTGCACGAGCAACAGGCCTATCAGGCGCTTTATGGCCTGGAGGCCGCGCCCATAGGGCCAAGGGATGCGGTGCCCAGCCTTGGCGATATGCAAGCGGCCCACCAGGCATCGCCCCTAGCCGCTTTGCTGCTGGAGCTACCCATGCGCGAAATTGGCGGCCAGCTGCCGCCCTGGGACGCGCTGGTGGCCCAATGCCAGTGGGCCACAGAACAAGGCATTCGGCTGCACCTTGACGGCGCCCGGCTGTGGCAATGCCCGGCGGCCTACGGGCGCTCCCTTAGTGAGATTGCCGGCTTGTTCGACTCGGTTTATGTGAGCTTTTACAAAGACTTGGGCGGTATTGCCGGGGCTGTGCTGGCGGGTGACAGGCGCTTTATTAACGAGGCTCGTATCTGGCTGCGCCGCGCTGGCGGCAATCTTTATAGCCTGGCGCCTTATGTGGTAGCGGCAAGAGAAGGCCTTGGCGAGCATCTGGGGCAGATGCCCAAGCGCCTGGCACACGCCCGCTGGCTGGCCGAGCAATTTAACGCCCTGGAGGGCTTTTCTACCTGGCCGTTGGTGCCCCACACCAATATGTTTCGGATGCGCATTGACTGCGAGCCGCACCTTTTTATGGAAAAGGCCTGCCACTGGATGGCCGAGCATGACATGGCGCTGGTAACGGCGCCGTACCGAGTGGATGAGCACGCCCTTTGGTGTGAAATCACCCTGGGCTCGGCCTTTGAGGCCTTACCCCAAGCGCGCTGGCAAGAAGCACTTGAAGATTTTCACCGCCAGGTCATGGAATGA